GGCGCAACGCCCAGGACGGAGAAGTAATTTCCGGAGACGAAAAGGGTGCCCGCATACTCCACGTTCGTGACGCCGCTAGGAAAGAGTCCCAGCTTCCCCATGAGGGAATCGGATTCGCCCTCCTTTTGGCTGAGTGTCGCACCCACACCCGACAGCTTCAGCATGTCAACGCTTTGCCCCTGCGCGATCAAACCATCAAACGAATGAAGATTCGATCTATAGGCGAGATAGTCGGGGTAACTGAAAATAGCGTCGACCTGCCCGTCGCCGTGCATCATGCTGAGGTTCGTCATCGAAGCAGGGTCGCGGCTATCAATGGAACGAGAGAAAATCGTTTTATATGCGGTGTATGCTGCCGTATTCACGCCTATGCCAAGTGCCAGGGCGATAATCGCTACGCACGTAAATCCGGCATTGCGATAGAGCATCCGGAAGCCATAGCGCAGATCCTGCAGAATCGTCTGCGGCAAGACCATCAAGTCGATCTCGCTCATGCGTTCGCGCCACACACCTGGATTTCCGAAGCTCTTACGAGCCGTGCGCTTCGCTTCCTCGCGCGGCATCCCTTGCTTCAGGTTCAACTCCTCACGCATCGCAAGATGAAACGCCAACTCTTCTTCGAGTTCGTCCGAGAGCTTTTCTTTCCTAAACAACGCGAGTAGTCGTGCACTGAATCCCATGGTCGTCTCCTAAGCCTTCGCCATTCCAAAATCGAGCACCAGCGCAACCCCGGCCATGACCTTCTGCCAGTTCTCGCGCTCCGCAGAGAGTTGCTTGCGACCCATGGCGGTCAGTTTGTAATAGCGTGCTCGTCGGTTGTTTTCGCTCTGGCCCCACTCCGAAGCGATCCAGCCTTCCTGCTCCATGCGGTGCAGCGCGGGATATAAAGAGCCCTCTTCAACACGCAAGGTATCCTGCGAGACGTTTTGGATATGGAGGGTGATACCCCAGCCGTGCATCGCGCCCTGCTCCAGACTTTTGAGCACAAGGAGAGCAAGCGTTCCCTGCAAGTTGTTCTCACTCTTCGCGCGAGCCATATGCTTCCTCACTCCCCTAGATATCTATAGAAGAATATGGATGCTGGCGCTGAAACCGTCAAGATATTTCTTGCAGAGAGGATGCAAGAGCCTGAGGAAGACAGAGTTTCCCATTATGGCGTGGTCTGGCGCAAAAGAAGAACCAAACTGTGACACAAAAGAACCACTTATGGTTGCCCGGCTTAGGTTATTCTTTTCATGGCAGGCGAATGCGGTTCGGCAAATGCGATTCACCCGAACCGATTGCACCGATGTTGAGGCAATCAGCTTTTGCCCCCAAATCTAAGGTTTGGAGAACTTCCCCTTTTGCTCTCAACGATCCGTTCTTCTGTCTTCGCTCCTAAAGTTTTCCGTCGTGTCGCGCTCGGCGTCGCTGCTCTCACCTTCACTTTTGTTGCTGTAAGGACGCCGGTTCGAGCGGAAGCGGGTGATTCGCTCCCGACCGTCGGTATCGCACATGTCGCTCCCACGGAAGTCAAAGAAAGCTATGTGCTCCGCCTGCGCCATCTCCACACCGGCGAAGCGCTGAATGTCGTCTACCGCCAGGGCACGGAATACTCTGCCGAGGGCATTGCCAAGCTCAACACTTTTCTCCGCGACCATCGCACGATGGATACCGCCAACTACGATCCCGCCGAGTTCGAGCTGCTGCACAAGCTCATGGCTAAGCTAGGCCGCCCGAACGGCGAGATCGACATCGTCTGCGGCTACCGTACGCCGGAGACGAACCACATGCTCCGTACGCGCGCCGCGCTTACCGGCGTCGCTGAGCACTCGCAGCACATGCTCTCCAAGGCCATCGACATCCGCGTCCCCGGCATCTCTACGCGCGCCCTGCGTGATGCGGCCCTTTCGCTCGGCTTAGGCGGCGTCGGTTACTACCCCATCAGTCAGTTCGTCCATGTGGACGTCGGCCCCGTTCGCCAGTGGAGCTTTGGCGGCGGCGGCACTCTGCTGGCCCGTGCTCACCACAAGCGTCACAAAGGACGCGGACGTAACGCGTAGTTCCTCTCTTCCCGGTCATGAAAAGCGGCAGCCCAAGGGCTGCCGCTTTTTGTTTGGATATCTGGGTGCCCCGTACATCGCGCTTTTGCGATGTGCGGGAGGGATGCTTGTTCCGCTTTGGCTTTGAGATAGAGATATGAAGGCGGTTCGCGCTTCGCGCGAATACCAAGTCTTTGCTTAACCTTTGTCATCCCGTAGCAAAGCGAAGGATCTGCTTTCGTTTCCTGATAAATCCGATTTTTGCGCTCTGCGCGACCCCCACCCTTTCGCAAAAAGCCGCGAAAGAATAGGGCACCAGTAAAGCTAGATGTCGGCTTCGACCTTCTCCGCGATGGGAGCCTTGGGGTACGGAGGTCCATGGTGCAGGGCGTCTTCCAGCTCCTTGTCGTATCCGTAGATGTCGGTGAAGAAGTGCATGTCTCCATCTTCCCCGGGATAGGCCGTGGCGTAGAAGATCACAATAGGGATTGGATGCGAGAGCAGGACGGTCTTATTGTCCTGCCCGTTTTCCATTGCTTCGTGAATGCTGTCGTCGTTCCACTTCGAGTTATCGCGGAGCACCCACGCCGCCAGCTTTTCCGGCTCCTGCAAACGCACGCAACCATGCGAGAAGTCGCGTTTGGAGCGGGAGAATAGCTCCGTCGCAGGCGTGGAGTGGAGATAAACATTGAAGGTATTGGGGAAGAGAAACTTTACCAGGCCGAGGGAGTTCTTAGGACCGGGCTTTTCGCGGACGATCACACCCGCGCGTGCCACCTGCTCCGCACTCGCGGAGACTGGATTGCCTTTGTTGTCGACTGTCTCAAAGTTGTGCGATGCCAGGTAGCCACTGCTGGCGCGCATGTGGGGCGCGATCTCCGCCTTCATGATCGAGGGCGGCACATTCCAGAAAGGACGGAAGACGAGGTACTTCATGTGGTCCGTGATGACCGGCGTGCGGTGCTCCTTGACGCTTTGTCCCACGACGACGCGCATGGAGAACTCCTCATGGTGTCCGTCGGAAAACGCGCGCAGCGTGTACTCCGGCAGGTTCACCATGATGGCCGCATTCTGGTACTCATCCGACAGCCAACGCCAGCGTTCGAGTGTATCTGTCAGCTGATTGATGCGCACGCCGAGCGGCGTGTTAAGCGCGTTGACGGTATCCTTGCCGATCTTTCCGTCTTCTTCGATGCCGTGCCGATGCTGGAATTTCTTGAGCGCATCGGTGAGCTGCGGATCGTAGGTCGAAGCGCTGACGGTATCGGGCACGTTGTCCAGATCGCCGAAGAGCGCGAGCCGACCGGAGAGTGCCTGCGAACCAGCCCAGGGCTTACCGGGTTCGATGGATTTGCCCGTCACCATGGGAACGGGCGAGGTATGGTCCTGCGGCAGCAGGCCGACGTAGTGCACGATGGCAGCCTTGGTGGCGCGATACTCGGGCGACTGCGGCTCTGCGTCGTTGAGCGCATCGTCCACATCGGTGGAGTCGATCAGGCGCTCCTGTACGAACTGCGCGAGGTCGTACTTCTTTGCGTCCACGTTAACGCCGAAGGAGAAGTGTTGCGGATTGACACGGCCGATGTGCAGGTCAGAGATGAAGCGCATGGCAACGACCGTCATCATCACGTCGAACTGTGCGGTCTGGACAGGGTCTTTCTTCTTCAGTGTGGCCATCCGCGCATCCCAGCGCCAGGCGTCGTAATCGTCCGGAATCAGGCCGCGCTCGGAGGCGTGTTGGAAGTTGCGCACAAGCGCGTAGGCCTGCTTGGTCGGCTTTCCGTTGTCGCTCCAGACGATGTCCCAGTCTCCGTTATTGTAGAAGGTTTGGACGGTCGACTTGTAGTCGGAGAAATCCGGCCAGCGCAGTTGCGGCAGCGTCTTGCTGTCCGCAAGCTGATGAAGCTGCGGCGCAAAGTCGGGAGCGGCCTCGCCAGCAGTCTGATGACGCTTGCGATGTTTGCAGCCTTCAACCGAGAGCAGAAGCGCGAAAAAGCTGAGAGCGATGAGCGAGCGGCGAAGCTTTGAAGTCACTAGGTTCCGTTTCAGGTGCGGGGATAGTTGTGAGATGCAGATTTACCACAGATGGCTTTTAACAAATGCATTCTGGATCAGGACGGCAGACTCAACGTGATCACCGGGTCCGTCATGCCGCGCAGGGCCAAAAAGCAAAACGTGGCCTGCGCGAGAAGAATCGCTGCGGAAAGAGCCAGATAGAGCTTGCGCGAGCGGGTTTCCAGCGCGTCCGCGAAGACGCCCGAGATAAAGGTAAAGAGAAACGGCAGCGCCCACAGCCAGGGCGAACTTGCGATCTGCGTCGTAGCCAGAGAGAACAGACAGAGGGCGACCAGAAGGGGCGTCGTGTTGCCAAAGTAGCGCGAGCGCCTGATAAAGAGGTAAAGCACCAGAGCAACGGTGAGCGCGGCGATGGTGGGCAGGTTCTGCTGATTTTTGACGTAGAGCAGAAACGGCGTGCTGCTCAGAACGAAGCGTGCCGCTCCTCCCGTAAAAGCGTAGAGGAACGCGTGCAAACGGAAGGCGTACGACGCCAGAAGGATGAAGAGGGCACCGATGGATGTGAAGGCAAGCAGCGGCAAAACGGCAGAGCGGCGGCGTTCCGCAACGTAGAAGAGGAAGATGGTGGCGGCGAGAAAGCCGAAGAGCGCTGCCAGCAGATGCGCTGCTGCCGTAAGGCCGAGCGCCAAGGTGAAGATCAGAATACGCGGCTTCCACTTGCGGCGCGGGCCGTACATGGCATGCGCGATCCCAATCGCGGTGTAGATGAGGCCGTAGAGACCCCAGAGGGCGAGGATCTCATTATTCGGCGTGGTGCTGGAGCTGACTACCGACGGCGAAAAGCAGAAGAGGCCCAGAGCGAGGAAGCCACCGAGGTTGCCGAAGAGGCGGCGTGAGACCCACCAGACGCCGCCAGCGATCCAGACGCCAAACAGAGTGAAGGGAACGCGCAGGAGGTAAGGGATGCCCTTGATCTGGTGGCGAAGGTCGTGTGTGGAACCACCGACGGGATTGGGAACATAGGTACGCTTGTCGGGCGCTTTGAGGTGATCGAGGCCTTCTGCGATCTCATCTTCCAGGCGAAGCACAAGGATCGCCGTGGTGAGCGGCAGACCCGCCACGCGATACGCCAGCGTGCCGTCTCCCTGCATGTTGCCGCAGGTGGTGAAGTATCCGGCAACGGGCGCAGGCTTCTCCCACATCTCGCGGCCGCAGAGGGCGTAGCGATAATCCGTCTCTGAGAGAGGTGTGCGGCCAATGACAAAGAGGCACTGTGCGAAGAAGATCAGAAGAAAGACGGCCGCGATGCGCTGCGGCCATCCGATATGGATGTGGGGAAACCTCATGTTTACTTTGCCGCTTCCGTGGAATGAATGAAAGCGGCCACGTCGTCATGGAAGCGATGGAGTACTTCCTCGTTCACGTAAACCATGTGGCCCGAGGGATAGAAGTGATAGCTGATGTTGCCCGCAAGCGAGCGAGGAATCGGAAGGTGGTGCATCTCGTACGTCGCCGCGAAGTAAGGCGTCGCGAGGTCGTAGTATCCGCCTGCGAGGAAGACCTTCATCTTCGGATTGCCCTTCATGGCAAGCGCGAGGTCCGGCATCACGTTGACGGAGGTAGAGAAGTTAGCCGGAGGTCCCCCGGGAGCGCCGTGGCGCAGGTCCCATGTGAAGCCAGGAGCGGAGTATGCACCGGGCAGGTAGGTCATGTCCTTGCCGAAGTTCAGCGTGCCACGGACGTACTGGTTGATCGCCGTTGTGTAAGCGGACGAGATGGCGTTCGACTGCGGATCGTACTCGGCCTCTTCGCTGGTGCGGCTGAGATCGGGGCCAGCAAAGCGTGTATCCAGACGTCCAGTGGTGGTGCCGGTGTCGTCCTGCTCGTTCTTCGAGAAGAAGCCGCCGGACATGCGCAGATCCGTCTTCAGAATCATCGCTGTGGAGATGCCGGTGTAGCCGTGCAACTTCTCCGCAATGGCGTTGCGGTCCGCATCGGAAAGGTCAGAACCCTGCATCAGCGCCTGCGCGTACTCGTTCAGGGCAAAGTGCTCGACCTCTCTCAGGAAGGGTTCGAGCACTGCGGGCTGCGAAGGAAGTTTGTGATGGTAAAAAGCCGTTGCTGCGTAGGTGGGAAGGGCAAGCTCATAGGGATAGTCGACGCCGGGATTCCAGCGTGGGCCATCGGCGGAGTTGTCGAAGCTGAGGATCTGCGAGAGAAGAATGACACCATTGAGATCGACGTTCTGCAGGGCGTTCGAGAGCACGGCCGAGCGCGTGGTTCCGTAGCTTTCACCGAGCAGATACTTCGGCGAATTCCAACGGTCGTGTTTCGTGAGAAAGCGGCGGATGAAGCGCTCGAAGGCATGCGCGTCCGGGTCGGTGCCCCAGAAGGCCTTTTCTTTGTCCTTGCCGAAGATGCGCGAGAAGCCCGTGCCGGGCGCATCGATGAAGACCACATCGCTCACATCGAGGAGCGAGTAGACGTTGTCGACGATCTTGTAGGGCGCGGCGGCGTCATGCTGCGTGTCCGTGGTGACGACACGCTTGGGGCCGAACGAACCCATGTGCAGCCACATGCTGGCCGAGCCGGGGCCGCCGTTATAAAGGAAGGTGACGGGACGTGTGTTCTTGTCCGCGTCCTTCTTAAAGTAGGCGGCGTAGAAGATACGCGCCGTAGCGGGAACGTCTTCCGGCTTGTCCAGCTTCACGCCCGCTTCGGGAAGCCACTTGCCGTCGAGGTCGAGCTGCGCATCGTGTCCATCGTCGCTGCCGACGGTGAGCGTACCGGCGATGGCACGATAGGCGATGCCGTTCACGGAGCCTGAGGTCTCAGAGTCCTGTACTTCGCCCGGTGCCGGCTTGATTGCGCTGGCCGTTTCGGCGGGCTTGGCGTCGGCAGCCGTGGCGGGTTTATTGACCTTGGGCGCAGCAGCCTTATCTGCAGCGAAGACAGTAGAGGCGGTGGACGCGATGAAGACGAGAGCAAGGAGAGATGGCTTCATAGACCTAGTCTACGGTCGTAATGAGACATTTCAAGTAAGCGGTCTCGGGCAGGGTGAGGACCTCGGGATGGTCCAGAGCGGCGGCACGGGTCTCCAGAAGGCGGACGTGGCGTTTGGCATCGGCGGCGGCGGAGGCGATCGTCGCCGTAAACTCCGCCAGTGAGACATGGTGCGAGCAGGAGCAGGTGACCAGGATGCCACCGGGACGCAGCATACGCAGCGCGCGCAGGCTCATTTCTTTGTAGCCGCGCATAGCGCCCTCAGCGGCGCGCTTCGATTTTGCAAAGGCGGGGGGATCGAGGACGATGGTGTCGAATTTCTCCATATCGCTGTCGTAGGCACGGAGAAGTTCAAAGGCATCGGCTTCGACCCAGTCGACCTGTGCCTTGAGCTGGGAACGGTTCAGGTCGAGGTTACGCTCGGCGACTTCCAAGGCGGAGCGGCTTTGGTCGACCCCGGTAACAGAGTCGCAGACCTTCGCCATATGCAGGGCAAAGCCGCCCTGATAGGTACAGATATCAAGGGCACGTCCACGGGCGTAGCGCGCGGTGGCGGCGTAGTTGAGGCGCTGGTCGAGAAACGCGCCGGTCTTCTGCCCGGAGTTGGCGTCGAAGTGGAACTGCAGGCCGTTGAGGTGGAAGACCGTGGCGAACCTGGCGGTGTCCGGGGTGTCGGCCGTGGTGAAGAGCGGCGTCGGATTCGGTGCTGGCAGCTCTTCCAGTTCGCGGATGCGTGCATCGGGGCGTTCGAGGATCGTCGCCGGACTCAGCGCCACGGCGAAGGTCTCCGCGAGGAGCTCTCGCATGTCGTCCTGCGCGGTGGCCTGGGTAAGGAGTTGCAGGATCACCAGGTCGTTGTACTTATCCGCGACGACGCCGGGAAGGTCGTCCGCTTCGGAGAAGATGAGGCGGCAGGAATCGGTTCCGTCCGTCAGCATGGGTTTGCGAACGGCGAGGGCCTGGAGCGCACGCGCCTTCACATCCGTCAGATACTCTTCGCGCGAGAGCCGAGGCGTGTCGGAGACCTTGCGCAGGGCGATCTGCGAAGCAGCACTGTAAATCGCCGAACCGAGGGGGATTCTGCGCGTGTCCAGGAGGGTAACGATGGAGCCGTTGACCAGCCCCTCGGCACCGAGCGCGGGAAGAAGTTCTTCGGCGTCGGAGCGGTAGACCCAGAGATGCCCTTCGCGAAGCCGGTCGGAGGCACGCCGCGAGACGATAACCGCAGGCCCGGCGGCGTCCGGAGGAGACAGACGCGGTTCACGGGCCTGAAGAGGTCTGGTATGTTCACGCCGGGACGGGTATTTCGACTTCTCACGCATAGAACTATGGTCGCATGTCAGCGTCTGCGGGACGTGTGTTTGCGCCGAACCACTCCGTTAGTTCGGCCTCGGAGATGGATCCTTCGGCTAATTTCAGGAAGGTCAGATACCGATCCTCTTTTGATGCCGTGAGTTCAAAGCCATTGACAGCAAGAAAGGTCACGGAAACAACAAACGCCGTGCGCTTGTTGCCGTCGACGAAGGGATGATTTCTCGCAATCCCAAAGGCGTACGAGGCCGCCAGACGCTGCATGGACGGCGCTGGATCATCGTACGCATAGAGATTGAGCGGTTTTGCCAGGGCTGACTCAAGAAGAGCGACATCCCTCACGCCGCTGGAACCGCCATTCTGGGCGAGTTGCTCCAAGTGATATGCGAGCGCATCCTGTTTTTCGATCCAGACCGGGGTATTCATTCCGCGAGTTTGCGCAGAACATCGCGGTTTTCCCTCATCACGCGCCGTGCCACGTCCATTTTTGCTGCAAAGTCAGGTTGATGAGGAGACAAGTGAAGGCCTTCTGGTGTCTCGGTAACGTATAGCTCGTCACCCTTCTCCAGATTGAACTTCGCCATCAGCTCCTTTGGCAGAACAACACCAGCCGAATTGCCGACCGTGATGATACGCAGGGTCATTCCCATGGCTTTCACCTCAGGCTTGATTATAACAAGCGTATGTACGGCCCAAGGCTACTTCTTTATTTTGACGATTTTTATGGTCTTATGCAGAGTGCGATAGCAGGGAATTATGTCTCCAGCATGAGTGCGGAGGGTATCGCGCGTGGAGGCGTCGAAGACGCGGGCGTCGGCGGGAAGGTAGATTTTGGAGCCCAGAGTATCGCACTCGGTCACACGGATCAGCTGTATCTTCAGCAGTTCCCGCTCTCGCAGAACAGCAGGACGGATTGGATAGCCGTAGCCCTCGTACTGGTCAACGACCTTGGCGAGACGGTGTTCGCCATCTTTCATCGAGATGTCGGCGAGGTAGACGTCCTGGTTCCCGGCCCAGCTCTGATGGGTGGAGGTACTGACGGCAAGGACACTGACCGTCGCCGGATGCGCGTCGGCGTAATCGCCAAAGACGCTCTTGCTCTGTGCCGTGGCAACCAGGGTCAGTGACGTAGCGAGAAATGCGGTGAGCAATTTCATGGGATTCCTTTACAGCTTAGACGCTCCCGCCCCGTCTGCGCGTCAAAGTCCGTCATCTTTCCTGCGATATCGTAAAGAGATGGATTCGATTGAGTTTCAAGCCGGGAAGGTCAAGTTGACCTCGTTCTCTCCACTGCCCGAGCATCCCTGGCGTGTGATCTTTGAGGATGAGGGCGACGCAGCCTACTGCTACGCCTGCGACGGCCGCCTGGAACGCGCGGGCGAGGGCTTCGATGCCACCGTTCTGGACGCTATGCTGGTCTACAATGTACAGGCCTTGCGCTCTGCAGACGAGCGTGCGGAAGAGAACTTTGAGCGAACACGCCTTGCCACCATCGAATGGTCCCGCGACGGACAGCGTGCCGTGCTGCGTCTGGATGGCGTACCGCAGGTGCTGATCGATTTCGCGGAACGCTGCGGCTACTCCCGCTCCAACTTTCCCAACTTCCTTGACGACGGCCACGGCAACTGGCGCAAGGCGAGCCACGCGTGGAGCGATACGGCCATGCAGGCCTTCGAAGCCGAAAGCTATGCCTAGCTTTAACGCACGCTGAAAAGCATAGCCTTCTGGCATGAGATGGCGGGGCGACCGGCTTAGGCAACGTCCCGTCCTATCCCCTTGAGTGAAGCCTCACTGCTTGAGTGAAGCCTCACTGCATTCACTCTAAGGGGATGGCTTATGAGCACAACACCTGCGTTCGATTCTTCCACCGTGAGATTTCCTCTCTCCGGTGCCGACTACACTCCGCTTCCCGATGAAAAGAAAGACGGCCACGTCCGCGCACATGCCGTGCAGACCGTGAATGCCGACGCGATGACGCTGTACAACCTGTGGCGCAATGAGATGGCGCTGCCCATCTGGATGGAAGGCGTCGTCTCCGTCACACGCACGGGAGACGCGACCAGCCATTGGGTGATGCAGGCCCCCGGCACGGAGAAACAGTTCGAGTTCGATGCTGAAATAACAGAAGACATCCCGGGGAAGAAGATCTCCTCACGCGTGACCAGTGGACCGATGAAAGATACGACGGACACGGTGACCTTCGAACCGCATCCTTTTGGCCGTGGAACGATTGTGACCCTGATAAGCGACTTTGTCGTCCCCGGCGGCGTCCTTGGCAACGTCGTAGCCGCCATCGGTTCGCGCAGCCCTGAGCAGATCACCATCGAAAATGTTCGCCACCTCAAACAGCTTGTCGAAAGCGGAGAGATTCCGCGCGTCACCTCGCAGCCCGCGGGTCCGCGCGGCGTGATCGGTAAGTGGAAGGAGTTCATCCTTGGCGAAACCAATCCAACACCTCCTGGCACAAGCGAAGCGGAGCAGCCGGAAGATCTACCCCGCAAGAATCTCGTAGGAGGCGCGAAATGAAGGCAGTTTGCTGGATGGGAACAGGCAAAGTAGAAGTACACAACGTCGACGATCCGAAGATCCTCAATCCACAGGACGCGATCATCAAAATTACGCGGACCGCGATCTGCGGAAGCGATCTCCACCTCTACGATGGTTACATTCCGTCGATGGAGTCGGGCGATATCCTCGGCCACGAGTTCATGGGCATTGTGGAAGAAGTCGGCAGTGAAGTGAAGAAGCTGAAGCGCGGCGATCGCGTGGTGATTCCTTTCACCATCGCCTGTGGTAACTGCTTCTTCTGCAAAAAAGATCTGTGGAGTTGCTGCGATAACTCCAACCCCAACGCGCATGTCGCGGAAGAGATGTATGGTTACTCCGGTTCGGCGCTCTTTGGCTACTCGCATATCTACGGTGGATATGCCGGTGGGCAGGCGCAGTATGCGCGCGTACCGTTTGCCGACGTCGGCCCGATCAAGATCGAAAACGATCTACCAGATGAGAAGGTGCTGTTCTTGTCCGACATCTTTCCGACGGGCTATCAGGCAGCCGTCAACGCAAACATCGAGCCCGGCGATACTGTTGCCGTCTGGGGCGCTGGGCCTGTGGGCCTCTTCACCATCGCCAGTGCCTATATGCTGGGCGCAGGCAAGGTGATCGCCATCGACCGCTTCCCGGAGCGACTTGCGCTGGCACGCGACTATTGCGGTGCGACGACCCTTGATTACTCCGATGGAAAGAGTGTTGTGGAAGCACTCCGCGATCTCTCTTTCGGTGCAGGCCCGGATAGCTGCATCGACGCCGTGGGAATGGAGGCGCACGGAACGGACGTCGCCGCTACCTACGACAAGGTGAAGCAGGCGCTCATGATGGAGACGGACCGTCCTACTGTTCTTCGCCAGGCCATTCAGTCCGTCCGCAAGGGTGGAACAATCTCGATCCCGGGTGTCTATGGCGGCACGCTGGACAAGGTAAATTTCGGCGCTGCATTTGGAAAGGGCGTCATCATGAAGATGGGCCAGACCAACATGCATAGCTATCTGCAGCCGCTGCTTGAACGCGTGGAGCAGGGCCAGATCGATCCGAGCTTCTTGATCTCGCACCGCGTCGGCATCGAGCAGGTGCCGGAGATGTACAAGATCTGGCGCGACAAGAAAGATAACGTCACTAAGATCGTGATCGATCCCTGGGTCGATACGACGGCGGCATAACCAACCGTTCAGACTAAAATCCACACATGCGCTAAGAACGCATGTGTGGGTTTTGTCATTCCTTAGCACTTACTTTGCCATCCCGTAGCAATCCCTAACACCCTCCAATTTGTCATCCCGTAGCGAAGCGAAGGGATCTGCTTTTTCAAACCCGGAACTCCTGACAAATCAGGTTTGTGCGCTCCGCGCGACCCCACCCTATCCCACCCCAGCGAACAAAAAGACGTTCGCCGGGGACCCCGGTTCGCGATAATGCCGCGAAAGAATGGGGCACGATTAACGTGTCAGCCGATAGATGCTGCAGTCTTCGTATCCCACCGTGACATACATTCCGTCCGCGTCGTGCGCGATGGTGGCCTTGTCGGCGTTGGCATCTTCGCGTGAGAGGTGCACACGGCCTCTCCAAAGCTGCGTAAATTTAGGATGCTCTTCCGTGATCACGGCGCGCTGTTCGTCGTTCACATAGAGGATGTCGAGTTCGCCCGGACGATCGACGAAGATGCGCTCAAGGTGTGTGAGAAAACGATCCAGCAAAACAAATCCGAAGGGATTGAAGAGGAAGAAGAGGCACGGGCCAGCAGGGATGCGCAGACGCATGACGTCGTCTTCCACCAGCGTCATCTTCGGAGCGTCGGGATAGAGCGCCTGCCAGTGGTCCATGTTTTCGTACGTCGCGGCAGCAAGCGCGGGATGCAGCTCAACGCCAACGATTCTGCGAAAGGGATACTCCGCCGCGAGCAACATGGCACGGCCCTTGCCTGCACCGATGTCCATGAAGGCTGTCTTCTCCAGCGGATGCAACTGATAATCATCCTGCCAGC
This genomic stretch from Terriglobus saanensis SP1PR4 harbors:
- a CDS encoding zinc-dependent alcohol dehydrogenase; its protein translation is MKAVCWMGTGKVEVHNVDDPKILNPQDAIIKITRTAICGSDLHLYDGYIPSMESGDILGHEFMGIVEEVGSEVKKLKRGDRVVIPFTIACGNCFFCKKDLWSCCDNSNPNAHVAEEMYGYSGSALFGYSHIYGGYAGGQAQYARVPFADVGPIKIENDLPDEKVLFLSDIFPTGYQAAVNANIEPGDTVAVWGAGPVGLFTIASAYMLGAGKVIAIDRFPERLALARDYCGATTLDYSDGKSVVEALRDLSFGAGPDSCIDAVGMEAHGTDVAATYDKVKQALMMETDRPTVLRQAIQSVRKGGTISIPGVYGGTLDKVNFGAAFGKGVIMKMGQTNMHSYLQPLLERVEQGQIDPSFLISHRVGIEQVPEMYKIWRDKKDNVTKIVIDPWVDTTAA
- a CDS encoding O-methyltransferase: MIPPRAPRKRRTPRPPHPFDVLHGTDTGSLIPGDNLATGHPHDRHITAYHGTAPSLFRKLLKRWQDDYQLHPLEKTAFMDIGAGKGRAMLLAAEYPFRRIVGVELHPALAAATYENMDHWQALYPDAPKMTLVEDDVMRLRIPAGPCLFFLFNPFGFVLLDRFLTHLERIFVDRPGELDILYVNDEQRAVITEEHPKFTQLWRGRVHLSREDANADKATIAHDADGMYVTVGYEDCSIYRLTR